Sequence from the Candidatus Methylomirabilota bacterium genome:
CTTGTGCAGCGCCACCCGCGCGCCACCCGTCACTGCAGCAGCTCCTGCACCTCGCGCTGAATTTCAAGGCCCGCCTCGGTCTCGCGACGGCCAGCGGCCGGGTTGTCGAGGATCCGCCGCACCCGCCCCGGCCCCGAGGAGAGCACGAGGATGCGGTCGCCCAGGAGCACCGCCTCCTCGATGGAGTGGGTGACGAAGAGAATGGTCTTGCGCGTAGCCTCCCAGATCCCCAGCAGCTCTTCCTGCATCCGTCGCCGCGTGAGGGCGTCCAGGCTGGCGAAGGGCTCGTCCATCAGCAGCATGCGCGGGTCGAGCGCGAGCGAGCGCGCGATGGCCACCCGCTGCTTCATGCCGCCCGAGAGCTGGTGCGGGTAGGCGCCGGCGAACCGCCCCAGGCTCACCAACTCGAGATACCGCGTGGCCTCCGCGCGCGCCGCCGCGTCGGGCATCCTCT
This genomic interval carries:
- a CDS encoding ABC transporter ATP-binding protein, with the translated sequence MRDLLRVRDVTISYPTETGLFTAVEDVSFTVTEGEKFVLLGPSGCGKSTLLKSVAGFIAPRRGAVELEGRQVSRPGPDRVVVFQEFDQLLPWKTVLANVTYPLRVAKRMPDAAARAEATRYLELVSLGRFAGAYPHQLSGGMKQRVAIARSLALDPRMLLMDEPFASLDALTRRRMQEELLGIWEATRKTILFVTHSIEEAVLLGDRILVLSSGPGRVRRILDNPAAGRRETEAGLEIQREVQELLQ